AACCCCGCCAATCGCGCCCTACCTTCGATGTACCAATCGGTTACGTCTTCTCGAAAAGGGTACGGTACCCCATGACTGTCACCACGCAGCCGCACCGCGGCGGCGTCTTTTCTTCCGCCGCGCGAAAGTCCGACGTTCCCATCCCGAACTTCATCGGCGGCGCCTGGGTGCAGGCCAGCGCCACCGAATCGCTACCCCTCACCAATCCCGCCACCGGCGAAGCCCTCGGCCGAGTGCCCCTGTCGAACGCGAAGGACGTGGAAGACGCCGTGGCTGCGGCGCAGGCCGCGTTCCCCGCGTGGCGCGCCACGCCGGCGCCGGTGCGGGCTCGATACCTCTTCAAGCTGAAGGCCCTCCTCGACGAGCACTTGGACGAGATCTCCTCGATCGTCACCCAGGAGAACGGCAAGACGCTCGACGAGTCGCGCGGCTCGGTGAAGCGCGGCATCGAGAACGTCGAGCACGCCTGCGGCATCCCGACGCTGATGATGGGGCAGACGCTCGAGGACGTAGCGACGGGGATCGACTGCGAGTACGTCCGCCAGCCGATGGGCGTCTTCGCCGCGATCACGCCGTTCAACTTCCCCGCGATGGTGCCGCTCTGGTTTTGGCCCTACGCCATCGCGACGGGAAATACGTTCGTCCTCAAGCCCAGCGAGCAGGTCCCGCTCTCGCAGCAGCGGATCATCGAGTTGGCGCACGCTGCCGGCATCCCCACCGGCGTGCTCAACCTCGTTCACGGCGGCAAGGACGCGGTCAACGCGATCCTCCAGCATCCGGGTATCGTCGGCGTGTCGTTCGTGGGCTCGACGGCCATCGCGAAGTACATCTATACCGAAGCCGCGAAGTACGGGAAGCGGGTCCAGGCACTGGGCGGCGCCAAGAACCACGTCGTCGTGATGCCGGACGCGAACCTCGACCAGACCACCAACGCCGTCACCGAGTCCGTTTTCGGTTGCGCCGGCCAGCGCTGCCTCGCCGGCAGCGTAGTGGTCGCGGCCGGCAAGGCGTACGGCCCGTTGAAAGACCGCCTCCTCGCCGCCGCGAAGGGCCTCAAGATGGGCTACGGCCTCGACGAGGGCGTGAAGCTCGGCCCCGTGGTCTCCGCCCGGCACAAGGAGCGGGTGCTCGGCTACATCGAGGCGGGGGTCAAGGACGGCGCCGACCTCCTGATGGACGGTCGCGGAGCGAGGGTGCCCGAGTATCCGAACGGCGCCTTCCTCGGCCCGACGATCTTCGACGGCGTTTCGCCGGAGATGACGATCGGAAAGGAGGAGATCTTCGGCCCGGTGGCCTCGCTCACCCACGTCAACGATCTCGATGAGGCGATCGAGTCGGTGCACCAGAGCGCCTACGCCAATGCGACTTCGATCTTCACGTCGAGCGGCAAGGCGGCGCGCGAGTTCCGCTACAAGGTCGGGGTCTCGATGATCGGCGTGAACATCGGCGTCGCGGCTCCCATGGCGTTCTTCCCGTTCGGCGGGACCAAGGGCTCGTTCTTCGGGGACCTGAAGGCGCATGGGCAGGATTCGGTGCAGTTCTATACGGACAAGAAGGTCGTGATCTCGAGGTGGTTCTGAGGGGGAGCGGGGAGCGGGGAGCGGTTCCTTTAGGGCGCCTTTCAGCACTTGGTGGCGAGGGGAACTCGGAGGAGCCCTTGCAGCGCTGCGATGGAGCCGTCGGCGAGCGCGAGCAGTTCACCCGCACGCTCGGCCGGCAGGTACTCCAGTTCCTCCGCCAGCCGAACCAGGCACTCCGCTTCGGCCGCCGAGCCGAGGGCGACGCGCAAGTGCCGCCGGAACAGCGGACCGGTGCTCAGCCCGTATCCCTCCACGACGTTGGCCTCAACGGAGACAGCGGCACGACGCATCTGATCGAACAGCGCACGCGATCGGGGATGGTGGGCGGCATCCGTGAACCGGTGCGCGAGCAC
The window above is part of the Gemmatimonadales bacterium genome. Proteins encoded here:
- a CDS encoding four helix bundle protein, which codes for MHKYRSLVAWQRAHRLAVLAHRFTDAAHHPRSRALFDQMRRAAVSVEANVVEGYGLSTGPLFRRHLRVALGSAAEAECLVRLAEELEYLPAERAGELLALADGSIAALQGLLRVPLATKC
- a CDS encoding CoA-acylating methylmalonate-semialdehyde dehydrogenase, which translates into the protein MTVTTQPHRGGVFSSAARKSDVPIPNFIGGAWVQASATESLPLTNPATGEALGRVPLSNAKDVEDAVAAAQAAFPAWRATPAPVRARYLFKLKALLDEHLDEISSIVTQENGKTLDESRGSVKRGIENVEHACGIPTLMMGQTLEDVATGIDCEYVRQPMGVFAAITPFNFPAMVPLWFWPYAIATGNTFVLKPSEQVPLSQQRIIELAHAAGIPTGVLNLVHGGKDAVNAILQHPGIVGVSFVGSTAIAKYIYTEAAKYGKRVQALGGAKNHVVVMPDANLDQTTNAVTESVFGCAGQRCLAGSVVVAAGKAYGPLKDRLLAAAKGLKMGYGLDEGVKLGPVVSARHKERVLGYIEAGVKDGADLLMDGRGARVPEYPNGAFLGPTIFDGVSPEMTIGKEEIFGPVASLTHVNDLDEAIESVHQSAYANATSIFTSSGKAAREFRYKVGVSMIGVNIGVAAPMAFFPFGGTKGSFFGDLKAHGQDSVQFYTDKKVVISRWF